In the genome of Phormidium ambiguum IAM M-71, one region contains:
- the trpC gene encoding indole-3-glycerol phosphate synthase TrpC has protein sequence MEIRRRPPNPSVAVQELRYQIVTPDAAPRNILEEIVWYKETEVDQMRERLSLVDLQRQIANVPPPLDFVAALKSAPKKPAIIAEVKKASPSKGVLREDFDPVAIAQAYQNGGAACISVLTDTKFFQGGFENLARIRQAVNIPLLCKEFIIYPYQIYLARSKGADAILLIAAILSNQDLQYFVKIAQALKMTALIEVHTLEELDRVLALENINLVGINNRNLKDFSVDLQLTCDLLAARGQQLKERDIVVVSESGLHTPDDLHLVAKAGATGVLIGESLVKQPNPELAIKSLVSEIKPD, from the coding sequence ATGGAAATTCGTCGTCGTCCCCCAAATCCTTCAGTTGCAGTACAAGAATTACGCTATCAAATTGTTACTCCTGACGCTGCACCAAGAAACATTTTGGAAGAAATTGTTTGGTATAAAGAAACAGAAGTTGACCAAATGCGGGAACGTCTATCCTTGGTAGATTTACAAAGGCAAATAGCTAATGTTCCCCCTCCACTCGACTTTGTTGCTGCTTTAAAAAGCGCCCCAAAAAAACCTGCAATTATTGCTGAAGTAAAAAAAGCTTCTCCCAGCAAAGGCGTATTGCGGGAAGATTTCGACCCAGTAGCAATTGCCCAAGCTTACCAAAATGGTGGTGCTGCTTGTATTTCTGTACTGACAGATACCAAATTTTTTCAAGGTGGATTTGAAAATTTAGCTCGGATTCGCCAAGCTGTAAACATACCTTTGTTGTGTAAGGAATTTATTATCTATCCTTACCAAATTTATTTAGCCCGTTCCAAAGGTGCAGATGCAATCTTGTTAATTGCAGCAATTCTTTCTAACCAAGATTTACAGTATTTTGTGAAAATCGCTCAAGCTTTAAAAATGACGGCTTTGATTGAAGTTCACACTTTAGAAGAATTAGATAGAGTGTTAGCCTTAGAGAATATAAATTTGGTAGGGATTAACAATCGCAACTTGAAAGATTTTTCTGTAGATTTACAATTAACCTGCGATTTGCTTGCTGCTCGCGGTCAACAACTAAAAGAACGCGATATCGTGGTAGTAAGTGAGTCAGGATTGCATACTCCAGATGATTTACATTTAGTAGCAAAAGCAGGCGCTACTGGTGTACTCATTGGTGAGTCTTTGGTGAAACAACCAAATCCAGAACTGGCAATTAAATCTTTAGTTAGTGAGATTAAGCCTGACTAA
- the lpdA gene encoding dihydrolipoyl dehydrogenase has product MSQGFDYDLAIVGAGVGGHGAALHAVSCGLKTAIVEAGDMGGTCVNRGCIPSKALLAASGRVRELRNAHHLKTLGIQVGNVGFDREAIANHAANIVSKLRGDLTNSLKRIGVDTILGWAKLAGPQKLSISTSDGQEKIITAENIIIASGSTPWVPPGIEVDGKTVFTSDDGVKLDSLPQWVAIVGSGYIGLEFSDIYSALGSEITLIEALPELMPGFDRDIAKIAERILITPRDIETKVGMLAKKVTPGSPVVIELADAKTKETVEVLEVDACLVATGRIPFTQNLGLESVGVELDRRGYIPVDDTMAVLSSGEVVPHLWAIGDATGKMMLAHAASAQGIAAVENICGRHKTVDYHSVPAAAFTHPEISFVGMTETAAKELGSKEGFEVASVRSYFKGNSKAVAEGEADGIAKVIYRKDNGEVLGVHIIGLHASDLIHEASNAIANRQSINSLAYLVHAHPTLSEVLDDAYKRAAEAVKA; this is encoded by the coding sequence TTTGATTACGACTTAGCAATTGTTGGTGCTGGCGTGGGCGGACATGGTGCTGCCCTTCATGCTGTAAGCTGTGGTTTAAAGACTGCGATCGTAGAAGCTGGTGATATGGGTGGAACCTGTGTTAATCGTGGTTGTATCCCATCGAAAGCGTTATTGGCAGCTTCGGGTAGAGTACGAGAATTACGCAATGCCCACCATTTAAAAACATTAGGAATTCAAGTTGGTAATGTAGGATTCGATCGAGAAGCGATCGCAAATCATGCTGCTAACATTGTCTCTAAGCTGCGGGGAGATTTAACCAACAGCTTAAAACGCATTGGCGTAGATACAATTTTAGGCTGGGCAAAATTAGCAGGCCCACAAAAATTATCCATTTCTACCAGTGATGGTCAGGAAAAAATAATTACTGCCGAAAATATTATTATTGCTTCTGGTTCAACCCCTTGGGTTCCTCCCGGAATAGAAGTTGATGGCAAGACAGTTTTTACCAGCGATGATGGAGTTAAATTAGATTCACTCCCGCAATGGGTAGCAATTGTAGGTAGCGGTTACATTGGGTTAGAATTTTCCGATATTTATTCCGCATTGGGTTCGGAAATTACTTTAATTGAAGCGTTACCAGAATTAATGCCAGGATTCGATCGGGATATTGCTAAAATAGCCGAAAGAATTTTAATTACTCCCAGAGATATTGAAACCAAAGTGGGGATGTTGGCGAAAAAAGTTACTCCCGGTTCGCCAGTAGTAATTGAATTAGCTGATGCTAAAACAAAAGAAACTGTAGAAGTTTTAGAAGTTGATGCTTGTTTAGTCGCAACAGGGAGAATTCCTTTTACGCAAAACTTAGGTTTGGAAAGTGTAGGAGTAGAATTAGACCGTCGCGGTTATATTCCCGTTGATGACACAATGGCTGTACTTTCTAGTGGGGAAGTTGTACCACATCTTTGGGCGATCGGAGATGCTACTGGTAAAATGATGTTAGCTCATGCTGCTTCTGCTCAAGGAATTGCCGCTGTAGAAAATATTTGTGGTAGACATAAAACCGTAGATTATCACAGTGTTCCTGCGGCTGCTTTTACTCACCCAGAAATTAGTTTTGTCGGCATGACAGAAACCGCAGCGAAAGAATTAGGAAGTAAAGAAGGTTTTGAAGTTGCCAGCGTGCGGAGTTATTTTAAAGGTAATTCTAAAGCAGTTGCTGAAGGTGAAGCAGACGGAATTGCGAAAGTGATTTACCGGAAAGATAATGGCGAAGTTTTAGGCGTTCATATTATTGGTTTGCACGCTTCAGATTTGATTCACGAAGCATCAAATGCGATCGCAAATCGTCAATCAATTAACTCTCTAGCATACCTCGTTCACGCTCACCCCACACTCTCAGAAGTCTTAGACGACGCATACAAACGCGCCGCCGAAGCAGTGAAAGCGTAA
- a CDS encoding pyridoxal-phosphate-dependent aminotransferase family protein — protein MDNKLILMIPGPTPVPEQALLALAKHPIGHRSGEFTPIMAEVFQNLKWLHQTQNDVLVLASSGTGAMEAGIINFLSPGDRVLVGCNGKFGERWGEVCQAYGLNAETVTAEWGKPLDAEMFREKLEADTEKQIKAVIITHSETSTGVLNDLETINRHVKAHGEALMMVDAVTSLGAVNLPIDEWGIDVVASGSQKGYMIPPGLAFVSVSAKAWEAYKTAKLPKYYLDLGKYRKDAAKNSFPFTPPVNLIVALQTTLQMMQKEGLENIFARHQRLKNATREAVKALSLPLFAPDNAASPAITAVAPVQVDSEQIRKVLKKRYDIAMAGGQDHLKGKIFRIGHLGFVSDRDILTAIASLEAALLELGYDAFTPGAGVAAAAKVFNN, from the coding sequence ATGGATAATAAGTTAATATTAATGATTCCGGGGCCAACACCTGTACCGGAACAAGCTTTACTCGCTTTAGCAAAACATCCGATTGGGCATCGTAGTGGCGAGTTTACCCCAATTATGGCGGAAGTCTTCCAAAATTTGAAGTGGCTTCACCAAACCCAGAATGATGTATTAGTTTTGGCATCTAGCGGTACTGGGGCGATGGAAGCGGGGATTATTAATTTTTTGAGTCCTGGCGATCGCGTTTTGGTAGGATGTAATGGCAAGTTTGGCGAACGTTGGGGAGAAGTTTGTCAAGCTTATGGTTTAAATGCGGAAACTGTAACTGCGGAATGGGGTAAACCTTTAGATGCGGAAATGTTTCGTGAAAAGCTAGAAGCTGATACAGAAAAACAAATTAAAGCGGTAATTATTACCCACAGCGAAACTTCTACAGGCGTATTAAATGATTTGGAAACTATCAATCGTCATGTAAAAGCGCACGGTGAAGCTTTAATGATGGTAGATGCAGTAACGAGTTTGGGCGCAGTTAATTTACCCATCGATGAATGGGGAATTGATGTGGTAGCTTCAGGTTCCCAAAAAGGTTATATGATTCCTCCAGGTTTAGCTTTTGTTAGCGTGAGTGCGAAAGCTTGGGAAGCATACAAAACTGCTAAGTTACCTAAGTATTATTTGGACTTAGGAAAGTATCGCAAAGATGCGGCAAAAAATAGTTTTCCCTTTACGCCACCAGTAAACTTAATTGTGGCATTACAAACCACTTTGCAGATGATGCAAAAAGAAGGTTTGGAAAATATTTTTGCCCGTCATCAACGGTTGAAAAATGCCACTCGTGAAGCGGTAAAAGCTTTGAGTTTGCCTTTGTTTGCGCCGGATAATGCTGCTTCGCCTGCGATTACCGCAGTAGCGCCAGTGCAAGTAGATTCTGAGCAAATTCGCAAGGTGCTTAAGAAACGCTATGATATCGCAATGGCGGGAGGACAAGACCATTTGAAAGGTAAAATCTTCCGCATTGGGCATTTGGGTTTTGTGAGCGATCGAGATATACTAACTGCGATCGCATCTCTAGAAGCAGCCTTACTAGAACTAGGTTACGATGCCTTCACCCCCGGCGCAGGTGTCGCCGCCGCCGCAAAGGTATTTAATAACTAG
- a CDS encoding DUF5340 domain-containing protein: MEPIPLPSPVQYELILQLLERKTNFAVSGNTEVKEKVKQLIITLRKAIAQQKQIEDICSQAKLPTEYFWSLNHVVDRSVVEENNHTETIQPPV; this comes from the coding sequence ATGGAGCCAATACCTCTTCCCTCTCCTGTCCAATACGAATTAATCCTGCAATTGCTAGAACGGAAAACTAATTTTGCTGTGTCTGGTAATACAGAAGTAAAAGAAAAGGTGAAGCAGTTGATTATTACTTTACGGAAAGCTATTGCTCAACAAAAGCAAATAGAAGATATTTGTTCCCAAGCTAAACTTCCGACTGAGTATTTTTGGTCTTTAAATCATGTTGTCGATCGTTCAGTAGTAGAGGAAAATAATCATACAGAGACAATTCAGCCGCCCGTTTAA